One stretch of Punica granatum isolate Tunisia-2019 chromosome 5, ASM765513v2, whole genome shotgun sequence DNA includes these proteins:
- the LOC116208982 gene encoding probable leucine-rich repeat receptor-like protein kinase At5g63930 — protein MDGCHVEKLPRSIGMMKKLEELHADSSSLKGEIPTEIGMLSCLRVLELSSTKISSLPSEISQLSSLQKVSLRCCHGLEDLPRLPISLLTLQVMSSALRTVPDLSGLNNLTDLLLLGYIQGYQFSQLSQSAESMNPSRWMRNEWTVKRRIGQIINLPKLENLVLQLSNVTSLPVEIGASQVLKFLVVGGPQLRHIPQLPSSLSTLVFWCLKLNGKQPCLSNLKKLTSLGFLECSIGEDGLECLGVGELEQLETLSIYCDTTDLTGLQLPPNLQKLYVVDCAYVRRLPDLSHLKNLKLLKLQNCKQLAEIPGLGELEPLPKISIVSCDSLANQEIRSNMPEETL, from the coding sequence ATGGATGGTTGTCACGTGGAGAAGCTACCTAGATCTATTGGGATGATGAAGAAGCTTGAAGAGCTACATGCTGATAGCAGCTCCTTGAAAGGCGAAATCCCCACTGAAATAGGCATGTTGTCTTGCTTGAGAGTCTTGGAGTTATCATCTACAAAGATATCCTCATTGCCCTCTGAAATTAGTCAGCTCTCTTCTCTCCAAAAAGTCTCTTTGAGATGTTGCCATGGACTAGAAGATTTGCCGAGGCTTCCCATTTCGTTGTTAACGTTACAGGTCATGTCATCGGCATTGAGGACGGTCCCTGACCTCTCCGGACTGAATAACCTCACTGATTTACTCTTGCTCGGTTATATCCAAGGGTATCAGTTTAGTCAATTAAGCCAATCTGCAGAATCAATGAATCCGAGTAGATGGATGAGGAATGAGTGGACGGTGAAAAGAAGAATTGGTCAGATTATCAATCTACCGAAACTGGAGAATCTAGTGCTCCAGCTTTCGAATGTTACCAGCTTACCAGTGGAGATAGGTGCTTCTCAAGTACTCAAGTTTCTCGTAGTGGGTGGTCCACAATTACGGCACATCCCTCAGCTTCCGTCCAGTCTCTCCACTCTGGTTTTCTGGTGCTTGAAGTTGAATGGGAAGCAGCCATGCCTTTCAAACTTGAAAAAGTTGACATCTCTAGGTTTCCTCGAGTGTTCGATAGGAGAAGATGGTTTGGAATGTCTGGGAGTTGGAGAACTCGAGCAACTGGAAACACTCAGTATTTACTGTGACACGACAGATCTTACTGGTCTTCAGCTCCCGCCAAATTTGCAGAAACTGTATGTAGTTGACTGCGCTTACGTGAGGAGATTACCGGATCTTTCACACTTGAAGAATCTGAAGTTGTTGAAATTGCAAAACTGCAAACAACTCGCGGAGATTCCAGGCCTTGGAGAGTTAGAACCGTTGCCAAAAATATCTATTGTTTCGTGCGATTCATTGGCAAATCAGGAGATAAGATCAAATATGCCAGAAGAGACCTTATAA